Proteins encoded together in one Triticum dicoccoides isolate Atlit2015 ecotype Zavitan chromosome 7B, WEW_v2.0, whole genome shotgun sequence window:
- the LOC119338679 gene encoding aspartic proteinase nepenthesin-1-like: MKRQLVATLLVLIALPAFAASAPGAGIAALLTHADAGLGFARPELLRRMAHRSRARRRRLLSSQATEADRPVHAGLGAGAGGSIVTNEYLVHLSVGTPPRPVALTLDTGSDLVWTQCAPCLDCFDQGMPLLDPARSSTYAALPCDAPLCRALPFTSCGGGGGSGGSWGERSCVYVYHYGDKSLTVGQLAADRFTFGDADGHSERRVTFGCGHFNKGIFQANETGIAGFGRGRWSLPSQLGVTSFSYCFTSMFESKSSLVTLGAAAELQSGHVFQSTPLIKDPSQPSLYFLSLKGISVGSKRLPVPERRLRSTIIDSGASITTLPEDVYEAVKAEFVAQVGLPVIGAEAGAALDLCFALPATAPFWRRRGRRAVAVPSLTLHLDGADWELPRGNYVFEDHGARVMCLVLDAAAGEQTVIGNYQQQNTHVVYDLGRDVLSFAPARCDELVASV, from the coding sequence ATGAAGCGGCAGCTCGTGGCCACGCTGCTGGTCCTGATCGCGCTGCCGGCGTTCGCCGCGTCCGCTCCGGGCGCCGGGATCGCGGCGCTGCTCACACACGCCGACGCCGGCCTCGGGTTCGCGAGGCCCGAGCTCTTGCGGCGGATGGCGCACCGGtccagggcgcggcggcggcggctgctgtcgTCGCAGGCGACGGAGGCGGATCGGCCGGTGCACGCCGGcctcggcgccggcgccggcggcagcATCGTGACGAACGAGTACCTGGTGCACCTGTCCGTGGGCACGCCGCCGCGGCCCGTGGCGCTCACGCTCGACACCGGCAGCGACCTCGTCTGGACGCAGTGCGCGCCCTGCCTCGACTGCTTTGATCAGGGGATGCCGCTCCTGGACCCCGCCCGGTCCTCCACCTACGCCGCGCTCCCCTGCGACGCGCCGCTGTGCCGCGCGCTCCCGTTCAcgtcgtgcggcggcggcggcggcagcggagggagctgGGGCGAGCGGAGCTGCGTCTACGTCTACCACTACGGCGACAAGTCGCTCACGGTCGGCCAGCTCGCCGCCGACCGCTTCACCTTCGGCGATGCCGACGGCCACTCCGAACGGCGGGTAACGTTCGGCTGCGGCCACTTCAACAAGGGCATCTTCCAGGCGAACGAGACCGGCATTGCCGGCTTCGGGCGGGGGCGGTGGTCGCTGCCGTCGCAGCTCGGCGTCACCAGCTTCTCGTACTGCTTCACGTCCATGTTCGAGTCCAAGAGCAGCCTCGTGACGCTCGGCGCGGCGGCCGAGCTCCAGAGCGGCCATGTCTTCCAGTCCACCCCGCTGATCAAGGACCCCTCGCAGCCGTCGCTCTACTTCCTCTCACTGAAGGGCATCAGCGTCGGCTCGAAGCGGCTGCCGGTGCCGGAGCGGCGGCTGAGGTCGACGATCATCGACTCGGGCGCATCGATCACGACGCtgccggaggacgtgtacgaggcggtGAAGGCGGAGTTCGTGGCGCAGGTCGGGCTGCCGGTGATCGGTGCGGAGGCCGGCGCGGCGCTGGACCTCTGCTTCGCgctgccggcgacggcgccgttctggaggcggcgggggcggcgagccgTGGCCGTGCCGTCGCTGACGCTCCACCTGGACGGCGCCGACTGGGAGCTGCCGCGCGGCAACTACGTGTTCGAGGACCACGGCGCGCGGGTCATGTGCCTGGTGCTGGACGCGGCAGCCGGGGAGCAGACCGTCATCGGCAACTACCAGCAGCAGAACACGCACGTCGTCTACGACCTCGGCAGGGACGTGCTGTCCTTCGCGCCGGCGCGGTGCGACGAGCTCGTAGCGTCGGTATAG